The Candidatus Omnitrophota bacterium genomic sequence TTTTTTAATTCTTTCCTGCCGGGCACCGTGGGGGGGGACGTAGTAAAAATATACCGCCTGAGGGACACCACCGACAAGTTCGAGGATATATTCAGCACTACCCTTATGGACCGTTTCATAGGTTTCGTAGCGTCCCTCGTCATGATAATCTTCGCGGCGGTACTCAACCTGGGCATATTCGAGTCCAACAACAATCTCTTGTTCGTGATACTCATACTGAGCACCGTAACACTGCTTTTCCTGCTGCTATTATTCAATAAACCGCTGTTCAAAAAACTTGATTTTATCTATAAGCCCGCGTTCAAGCTGCTTAAATTCATGAACCTTGAGGAAAAATGCGCGCGGCTTTACAATTCCACGCATAATTTCAGGCACCAGATACCCGTACTGGCCGCGAATTTCGGGCTTTCCCTCGCGGTAAAGGTGTTGTATGTGGTCTTGTCGTATTTTGTCGGACTATCGGTGAACCTGGGTGTTGACCTGTACTATTTCTTTGTGTTCGTTCCCCTGGTGGGATGTCTTTCCCTTATTCCCGTATCCTTCAATGGGCTTGGCGTAAGGGAAGGTATATCTTACCTGTTCTACACGCGCGCGGGGGCCGAAATAGAGAACATACTCATCTATTCCCTGCTGACATACCTGGTAGCACTGGTCATAAGCATTTTGGGAGGCGTCGTATACGTCTACGAAGAGCTTACGGATAAAAAAGAACGGACCTGAGCTTTCTCCGCCGCGTCGGGTGGTCGTCAAAAATACTTTTCGACTTCCCCTACCGCTTCTTCCATCCTGATAAG encodes the following:
- a CDS encoding lysylphosphatidylglycerol synthase transmembrane domain-containing protein, with the translated sequence MFKKPVVRNTLKTILALSILLYLFSKVDLKTFSSIARTIKPGYISLALIISFCSMFLSSYKWHLLLRSRNVRINYINSTKAYFVGNFFNSFLPGTVGGDVVKIYRLRDTTDKFEDIFSTTLMDRFIGFVASLVMIIFAAVLNLGIFESNNNLLFVILILSTVTLLFLLLLFNKPLFKKLDFIYKPAFKLLKFMNLEEKCARLYNSTHNFRHQIPVLAANFGLSLAVKVLYVVLSYFVGLSVNLGVDLYYFFVFVPLVGCLSLIPVSFNGLGVREGISYLFYTRAGAEIENILIYSLLTYLVALVISILGGVVYVYEELTDKKERT